The window ACAAGAGGCCAGATACGAGCAAATACTATTAACCATGAATGATAAATTGCACACTAAAAAGATACTGATATCAGCATGTTAACTTAAGAGGGGAAAAACCATTTCATTGTTACCATCAATATCCAAAAATTCACCTGTTTTGCAATGAAATCAATAACTTGAGCTTCTGTAACATTGCTTCCAGGCTTTCTTACCACAAAAGCCATGGGAATCTGCCCTGCTTCTTCATCAGGGTACCTGATTCCAAGACATAAGATGAAGAAAAGAGTAAGAACCAGTCCTAAATGCTCCTAAAATAATGACTCTTGGTGCTCCAGTCTCTTGCCTATAAATGAGTCTTTAAATTTTCTCTATGAACTGACGCTGCAAAAGTAGTGAACAAGATAACACTATCtgaaaaatgtgtaaattttaaGCTAGCAGAAAGCAATCACTAGAATGCCACgaatatgaaaaattaagaaagtCTATGTTTCCTACAAGGAAAGAAAATGCCAGTACTGGATACTTACGGAATCACAGCAGCATCAGCAATTTCAGGATGAGAATGGAGTAGATGTTCCAACTCAACTGGGGGAACCTGAAATTTGTTCCGATCCAATGGGATGAAATTAAAGAAGAGAGGAGTGAGATGGCACCTATTGCAATATGTTTGTGAGAAGGGTCAAAGTAATTCAATCACCTGATATGCTTTGTATTTTATGAGTTCCTTTAATCTGTCAACAATGAAAAGGAATCCTTCTGAGTCAAAATAACAAAGATCGCCAGTCTTCAACCACCCCTCTGAAGCAAATGTTTCAGCAGTAGCCTTGTCATCTCCAACATAACCTGCGGAGAAACTAGGATTCTGTTTTTAAGAAAAGGTCATAATTTTGTTACCATGTTAGAATTGCTTTTGGGATTGAGAgcgagagagaaatagagagtgtAAGCAGAATTATCATGGTTCAACCTAACTGAGAAATAGAGAGCGTAAGCAGAATTATCATGGTTCAACCTAACTGCTAACATCACATCAGAAAGAGCTTGAGTGGTTCAAGAACTAAGATTACTTTTCTTGCTCTACACAAGTTCATGAGCCTACAATGTGTTTGGGCCCCTTGGACCATAATCTAAGATGTTCTCATGTTCATCAAACAAGAAGCATATTAGGAGTTTGGAAGCTTGCTAAACAGGTCTCAAGCTATCAAGATCTGTGATGCAATTGATCAGAAACACACATATTTGAATCAATTAATTTGAAAAGAACACTTATATAGATATCTGGAAAGACATAGACAAGACATTTACGCGAAACTTGGAAGTCTAATACAAAAGGTGAACAAGTTATTCCATGAAGCTTCAACTCTTAATTACATCATCTACCGCCCTTTGTTTATCCACTTTCCATCTAGTACAGGAATGCGACTATCAATTTCTGTAAAGAGGACAAAGATTTGGAACATTTTTTCCCCATTAATATGTACAATATCACATGATGAATAAGGTAGCATAGTTCACCTTTCATGACTGTAGGCCCTCGCAGCCACAGCTCCCCTCTCTGGCCAGGTGGTAAGGCCTCTCCAGTTTCAGGGTCAACTATCTTGGCTTCCATATTTTCAGCTAAGCGACCTGTAGAACCATACCGTAGACTCTCCTCAGGGCCTAATGATCTTGTTGCCCCTCCTCCAGTCTCAGTCAAACCATATCCCTAACACAAAGAACAAGAAAGTCAACATTCTACAATTGGCAATTGCagattacaaaattcaaaaacacgTCATTGAGAACCAACCATCTGAAGTAACAAAGAAAATATCGCATCCATGCAAGCAATGGTAAATTCATATTCCATGAGGCTTCAACACTACAGTTCATCACATGTTTCAATTTCATGCCTTATTGCAACCAATTCTAAATCATTGTTCGGCCATTGGCAAATTCATCACATTGGAAATTTGGAATCAACTTTTTATGATACATTAGAATTTGAACTCATGGCGTGTTTTGTTCCATGATAATTAATCTTTATTATTAGTTTAAGACACCAACAGGTTTCTTTTTTGAtgataagaatttttttttaattgaactaaCTGAAAACTACTCAACCAGGGAATTTTAATCACAGAAATTAGcaccacaaaaaataataataaataattataaacctAAAATTGGTGGTCCTTTACACGGTTACAAAGctgtctcatttttcttttctttgtcacGTTGACATGCACTGTCTCTATTTTACAtgcattctctctcttttccctttctgGTTTTGGCTTTACCTATCcacgttttttcttttttccttgttttttgtttgtttagaatcaagattgtaattttattctaGAAACTACGAAACAAGTACACCATACATTCTATGTCTATGTGCGGAACTGATTCCATCCATAGAATAAAATAGTTCACTGTCTTTGAAACAGCTTTTCTTTGCAAACGCATGCGCAACTCCATTGACTATATACCTACCTACCCACGTTGATTCATAAAGCAACTAACAATAACGCACACATTTCATAAGGCAATGAAGCATTGATAATGCACACGTTCCAATTGAAAGAGCAACCatatatttcttcttctttttttattgggaAAAGGAAACAACCAATAATTCAATCCTTGTCGGCACAACTATCACCCACATAAAATACTCCTTAGTCCTTacctataaaattatatatacatatatatatatatatatatatatagagtagagatgctagaaatattataaatttataacatAAATTTCATAAAGTAATATattaccaatcacaaaaaagcaattgaaacatttatttattatgctgTTAAAGTGACACAAATCATATTCATTGACATGTTTGTTTGTAGaattttgtaatgaaattgATAGTAATTTTAGCAGTGGTAAAGAATAACTATGTCCATAACTTTTGCTAAAgtgacaaattattatttgagcAAAACATCACTTTTAAACTAGCTTATCACTGACACTATTTCTATTATGTACCAATCACAAGATTATGAAAAACTTTATCACTAGCCTCATTATGATATATCTATCAactttagaatattctaatatCGCAATAAGAGTATCATTTGacacattttctttaaaataaaaattattattttttgaaattatccTTTTCAATAAAAACTTATATGAAAacatagtaaaaaataaaaataaaaaataaaagagagaagctaaaattcaatttagtccatCAACTTTTACTTCAATTGCTAAATTAGTctctaaaattcaatttttatcaatttagtcAATTACTCTAAAATGAGTCAATTTGGCTATTCTGTCCAATTCTGCTAGCAAACAACACcatttaaacattttttctttattaaaaatttaggccctgtttggattgagggggataGAGGGAGTAAAgggaagtagagtagagttagttaaaaataagctaattttgggTCAATTCTTATCtactactctactctactccccctccctcccctcaatccaaatggacccttaatCGAAAACATTTGTCGGATGTGCATTTGATATATGTCGGTTGTTTGATAAGTATTACTATgcaaaaaatatgtttaaatgGCTTTATTTTGCAAACAAATTGGACGGAATAACCAAATTAACTCATTTTAATAAAGACAAAGTTTTACCCCAATCCATTAGTCACACAAGAGAGCCTTTATTTCTTAGAACATGCTCTTTCAAATGATGTAAGTTATATTCgtttttgttaatgaaatttcaGTATTTCTatcacacaaaacaaaacaaaaaaactttttttaaaaataatatgctTAGGTGAATTTATAAGTTGACATGTAATGAGTAGAAGAAGATTTCTTCAGCTTGATTTGAATGGTTTAGCTAAACTTTTCTCAAAATGACTTGACAAAATTATATCCCAAAGACTAACTTAACCATTTGACAATTCAATTAAAACTCAAAGAgattatattaaaattgaatGATATAAATTGCAAAGTAATAGGTTGGAGgaaattatttaagaaaataaaaagtttggCTCCAAACTCCAAGCTATTAGGtgacaattgaaaaaaaattatcaatatatatatagttttagtcagattattattattttttaataagttaaataaattgtttaaacaaTACTCATTGGTAGTGTCATAATTTAAGGAGactaaaattgaatttcaaatttaaaaaattaaatcttttaggactaattttgagttttgaccaATATTTGACCATTCAAGTAAAAGTGAAAGAGAATAAAATTGAATCTCAAGATTCTCAAcctttaaataattaattaaaatataaataacaaaagcTAGAGTgcataaaaattgtgtttgttcACTATTCTATTATATTACCTGCACGATTTCAGTGTTTGGGAACTTAGCGTTGAACTTGAGAGTGACCTCTTTACCGAGCGGAGCTCCACCACACGCGAGCAATCGGAGCGACCCGAGATCGTACTTCTTCGCCAAATCGGACTTCACCAGCGCCACCACAAGCGGCGGCGACACCGGTATGTACGTCGCCCTGTACTTCTCCACCGCCCTCAGCATCGTCTCGAAGTCGAACTTCTCCACGATGACCATCGTCTCCGCATTCGCCACCGACCTAACCGCCATCATGAACCCGAACACGTGGAAGAGCGGGAGCGTGAAGAACGACACCGGTTCGGGCTCGTTCGGGTCCGGGTCCCCGAAGTGGCGGAGCTGCACGAACCCGGCAATCAGCGCGATTAGGTTCCGGTGAGTGAGTATCACACCCTTGACTCGCCCCGTCGTCCCCGAGGAGTAAAGAATCGCCGCGGAATCGGACTGAGCTATCTCAACTcggcggtgagtcaaggccacCTTAGCGTTTATCATCGAGTCGAACTCGGGCGAGTCGAGGAGCAAGGTACCGAATGGAATGTTCAGTCTGTTCAGCTTTTTAACAGTCGCTGACGTGGCGAAAGAGACGACCGGGTTACAGAGCCGGACCTGGTGGGCGACCTCGGAGTCCGACCCGGTCGGGTTAGCGGGCGAGATGGTTACACCCAAGGCCATGAGGGAAAAATAGAGTACGGGGACGTGTAGGGAGGTCGGGGTGAGGATGAATGCCACGTGGCCTTTGGAGAGAGAAGGGAAGCGAGTTTTGAGAGAGGAAGTGAGGGAATGGACTTGGGAGAGGAACTCACCGTAGGAGACGCGGCGGTCGGTGGTTGCTTCGATGAGGACTGCTTTGTTGGAAATTGGTGTGGGGGACTTGTGGAGCTGAGAGAGAGTGTAGTCTGTGATGGAGAGCGGCTGAGACGGCGGCGGAAGTGGGACTTTTGGGCGGAGGCTTTGGTATGTTTTGGCTTTGTAGCAGAAGCCGCTTTTTTGGTCGACTGATGACGGGCTGTGATTGGTTTCGGTAGCCATGGAAAtgtggtggtggaggaggaggagattgGAGATAATAGAAAACTCactcttttttgtatttttggtggTAAAAGGATAGTGAGGGAAGTGAATATGTGTATGATGTTTTGACCTCTCAAAAAGTTATACTGTCTTAACGTCataccttttttgtttttgttttttgttttttctttttgattgagGTTTGACCATTTCTTTCTATATTTAGAATTCACTAATTTTAGCccaacataaatatttaaaaaataattttagttagtttaattaataaaatctctaatggttgaataagagatttggatatttaaatttagtttacattaaaaattgattattttcttgatctaattataaaaagttattattataaattgaaactctttctaaaaaaggaaaagtcataattttttgttacaattgAACATGAttcttctaaaaagaaaaaattatgatagaTTGTTATTGGATTAGGGATAATATGCAATTGCTAGGATATTGTACTCGATGCAATTACTCTAATCCCCTATGCAAATATTCTTTACTAACgttatttttaaactttcactttattacttcttctttttttaagcgatttaaaattgcttttttttttttaaattttaaattttaatcattcATAACTATTACATCAAGTTCACTTGATCTCAATCTGTTATTGGCTACCTATAACTTTTATATGAACTCATCACTTTTTCTCTACTACTCATAGTCTATCAAGCGAATAGTTCTGATAAAagttatgggttttttttatagatacttttacaacaaatcataggataataagttgttattggtgctAATTTATACTCCACACTAAAATTACTCTTTATCCCATCAATAACtgctaaaaataatatattacttaaaatttattatgaaaatattgtaaacatattaCCTCCCTTTTTTATATGgagagtaaaatttttattaatctaCACTTCCAGCTTTGAGAATGGggaatttatttttgtcaataaTTCAATGATTTGCATGCATCAATTAGTCATCGCACATTTTGTTTCTAGGGTGATTTTGGATTTGTCTTATCGCTAGTCTGGATCAGAATACAGGCATCAATTAGCCGttgtcttattattattttggataagCATTAGCGCTAGATAATAGAGTTAATCCGAATCAAACGGGTCTAAGCTTAGAATAGTAATTACATCAATAGAGGGATAGAGATAAAGTCATAAAAGGAACAGCTTGGCTACACAGCCAACTTTAGCAAGGAGATCCGCAGCCCTATTAATATCTTCCCTGTAGGAGAGTTTGTATCTCGACTTCATGGAATGCCAGAAGAAAATTCCTTCATTCAACCAAAATTGGGTCAATAAGCCTATCATTAGTATTAGAATTTGACTTGCTTGAGAGCAAGGTGACACTTCAGAGTTCAGAGGTGTCATGCTCAATAATTAACTAATAGGGTTATGTTATCAGATACTCTTAaagtatttgttaataaaaccattttaaaaaaattttaacactactttcatgaaaaatataaaaaaaatattaaaaagtaattattttaTCACCGCACACCCTCCCGGGAAGTCCTCACGTTGCACCCCTCCCTTAAAAAaaaccaccgcacacccttgatgcgatggtcactctacaagtataagtgcttgtggggtgtggggggcaagggtcggggttcaagtctacaggagggagcttcacatacatatacacttagattaggctagaatagaaattctatcttgtatcaaaaaagaaaaaagggcatttgttagccccaacctttttttttttttttttggagaaacaaactAATTGCTAAATACACACTTTAATTACACTCTCTCACCAAATTCAAACACATTATCTAACACAAAATATCACCACAAAATGATCTAACTTTTGTAACAGTAGAATGGGGTTTTAAGTAATGAGAAAGAGTAACACCCAAGCGATGTGGGACAACACTCACTTAGTGAGGCTGAGTTAAGGACAGCAGCATCAATGTTTAGCTTATAACACCCCATAGCTGGCTTAACCCATCAATTAGTTGTTGTCATGTCACATGTGTGATTTTCTTGATATTTAGacatgatttgaatttttttttaacgcataaaatattatttaattagtattaaatgtaatttaatttttttatggagtATTCAATGCAccttacttattttattttattttattttggcagTACTTAATAAATACTCAATAATGTAATGCacatttcttgaaaataaaaatatacttgttAAATAATCATTAGTTTTTATGTATCAATTAATTGTGATTGTGGatgtttttcttgatatttatacacaatttgaattttgtttaGATGTATCAACTACTATTATTTAATAGCATTTAATGCTCCTTAAcctattctctttttctttttttggagtgtTAAATACACCTTAACTCATTTTTGATGACCATTGTTTACAAAAGCCTTAATGCAgagtttattttcaaaaatcaaaatttaaaattactaccaattttaatatattaaaaaaaatctacaaatcCATGTGATAATAGATATGATTAAtctaattcaaaaatataataaattaatatttaaattaatttttgtgataagggaaatgtcatttatttattacagGTTAAATAATTCATATTATATCTCATTGTACATGAAAACTTTAATGTCCTGTCACACAATTTTTCTTAGATAGGgttagaagattttttttttcttttttctttcttccattCCTATCGAGATTACGAATTATAATTAATACATATGATATTAGTGGCTTCTCTCCAGTGATAGCTAGGTTGGTGCCATGGGAGGAAGGGCAATGAATGGTAGGTTTGAGTTTTCAGacaattgaaaaatgtagtgtTAGAATGAgactttctttttaataatttttagggtaaactacaaattttgtccttattttttacattatatttcaatttagtctctaacctTTTAATTGTTTCAATTTGACTCTAACTTTTCAATGTTGTGCTAATTTAGTTCCTGCCATGAGTGTCATCTCTTGAATGGaaattaacattttaattgtTTCAATTTGACTCTAACTTTTCAATGTTGTGCTAATTTAGTTCCTGCCATGAGTGTTATCTCTTGAATGGAAATTATTGATGTAATtaatgactaaaataaaaaattagtttattgttACATTAAcggaaactaattttttattttaaccttTAGTTACGTCAGCAATTTCTATCTAAAAGATAATAGTAAGAACTAAATTAACATAACACTGAAAGGTTATatgtcaaattaaaatatggtgtaAATGATAGACAtcaaatacataatttaccCTAATTTTTATTACTAGTACATATTTGGATGTGCTAAAAGGTTTTAATGCATAATTATCTGTACAATGACTAAATAAGGtactcttttttcctcttttttttttttgaaaaataataatcaaatttttccattaaaattttctttaaataggtTATTAATCATTGTCCTAACTAGATCCATTAGCCTTTTCCATAATTCCTTTCCTTGGTGCTTAATATAAtccctttttttatattttaatataattcttatCAACCAAAAATAAGATTGTTGTTTGGAAGACAAATTTTCCTACAACGTCATCAATATTAACAACTACTGTCAACCTGTCAACTGGTAGTAAGTAATAACAAATATTATAACAGACATCGTTGAATTGAAACAAATGCTCACTAGCTCACAGGTTCtggaaagtatatatataatattgttagGGACACAATAATATCTTGAGTTGTTTCTGAATTTTTTGTACTATATCTCTTATCTTTCTTCGTAAAAGACTTTTGAATTAGAGCGAGAAGATAGTCATAGAAGGTGGCGAAAGAACATTCAAAACCAGTGaaaaaactattataaattagcaaattacaaattaatgtaCGTAAATATAAAGTTCCTTGTAGAAGCATCTTTGCAGAAGCTGTTGTTTGGGTGACGGCTCGGGTTGGTTTTGTTAGCCATGGAAATGTTGTGGTGATGGAGGAGTTTAGAGATTAGAGATTAGAGAGAATCAGAGACTATAGCACGGCGGGAAAGGAGCAGAGAGAATGAAGTGAGTTTTGACCTTAGAAAAAGGATTCGTTGTTCGAACTAGGGACGGAACTAGGATTTTATGAATGAGGAccaaaattataacaaatataaaattaaactaatttatTTGAGTCATACAAAAAATATGTAGAGtttttttgggggaggggggtAATCATATTTCTTTTGTAAAGTCAATAAATTTAAGGGTAAAAGTATAATATTTGAGAAGTTTGGGGACAACTGtatatcttttgattttttttttttttttatatatttaaattaggggtaatatataatatttgagaAGTTTGGGagcctcccccccccccccccaatttctCAAAGTGGTTTCGCCTCTGGTCCAATtgtcactttaaaaaaaaaaaaaaaattaaggaagtGGTATCttaattttatcaaattaatttaCTCTCTACTCGAGAGATTGAGTGGAAACCCTATTGAATGATAGTAGGATAGATGAAGTCTGAAATCTTCAAATTTACGGTACATCTTTTAAATCTATTGAGCCTACCACTCAAATTATCACCAAAGGAAACATACCTTGTgtctttttgttatttatttattttatttataaattcaataacTACAATGGGAGGAGAGAGATTTTAAACCCAACACACTTCCATTTGAAACACTAAAAAGTGTAAGCTAAACTGTAAGCTTTTTGGCGACCTCATGTTTTATTAAAGGCGCTACATAAGCCCAAGGATCGAATGTTCACTGTATGTTAAAATTATAATGTTATGATTTCATT of the Quercus robur chromosome 10, dhQueRobu3.1, whole genome shotgun sequence genome contains:
- the LOC126701759 gene encoding 4-coumarate--CoA ligase-like 9, translated to MATETNHSPSSVDQKSGFCYKAKTYQSLRPKVPLPPPSQPLSITDYTLSQLHKSPTPISNKAVLIEATTDRRVSYGEFLSQVHSLTSSLKTRFPSLSKGHVAFILTPTSLHVPVLYFSLMALGVTISPANPTGSDSEVAHQVRLCNPVVSFATSATVKKLNRLNIPFGTLLLDSPEFDSMINAKVALTHRRVEIAQSDSAAILYSSGTTGRVKGVILTHRNLIALIAGFVQLRHFGDPDPNEPEPVSFFTLPLFHVFGFMMAVRSVANAETMVIVEKFDFETMLRAVEKYRATYIPVSPPLVVALVKSDLAKKYDLGSLRLLACGGAPLGKEVTLKFNAKFPNTEIVQGYGLTETGGGATRSLGPEESLRYGSTGRLAENMEAKIVDPETGEALPPGQRGELWLRGPTVMKGYVGDDKATAETFASEGWLKTGDLCYFDSEGFLFIVDRLKELIKYKAYQVPPVELEHLLHSHPEIADAAVIPYPDEEAGQIPMAFVVRKPGSNVTEAQVIDFIAKQVAPYKKVRRVSFINSIPKNPAGKILRRELVALVLPAGASRL